The Sphingobacterium bambusae genome includes a window with the following:
- a CDS encoding NAD(P)H-dependent oxidoreductase, translating into MTLIDNLNWRHATKAYDPTKKVSQENIGKIVEAARLAPTSSGLQPFRIAVVADQAIKDQLAEGAFNPECMRECSHVLVFAAWDEYTDERIDAIYNKTTDDRDLPRGRFDRYTDMIKGLYASQTKEDHVIHAAKQAYIAFGLALAQAAELRIDSTPAEGFDNAVVDRVLDLPGQGLRSVLVLYVGYRDAERDWLAPMKKVRNETAEFVLNY; encoded by the coding sequence ATGACGTTGATCGATAATTTAAATTGGAGGCATGCTACAAAAGCATATGATCCTACAAAAAAGGTAAGTCAAGAAAATATAGGGAAGATTGTAGAAGCGGCACGGTTGGCGCCAACTTCTTCGGGGTTGCAGCCGTTCCGCATTGCTGTGGTCGCGGATCAGGCCATTAAAGATCAACTTGCAGAAGGCGCATTCAATCCAGAGTGTATGCGTGAATGTTCACATGTGCTGGTATTCGCTGCTTGGGATGAGTATACCGATGAACGGATTGATGCGATCTATAATAAAACAACCGATGACAGGGATCTGCCTCGCGGACGTTTCGATCGCTACACCGATATGATTAAAGGACTTTATGCTTCGCAAACAAAGGAGGATCATGTTATTCATGCGGCTAAACAGGCCTATATCGCCTTTGGATTGGCATTGGCGCAAGCTGCTGAGCTTCGCATCGATTCTACTCCAGCAGAGGGATTTGACAATGCTGTGGTTGATCGTGTGCTCGATCTGCCGGGGCAGGGCTTGCGAAGTGTGCTTGTTTTGTATGTTGGCTACCGCGATGCCGAACGCGATTGGTTGGCGCCGATGAAAAAAGTACGAAATGAAACGGCAGAATTCGTGTTGAACTATTAA